The Nocardioides marmorisolisilvae genomic interval CGCCGCCGAGACGCTGGTGAACAACGGCGTCGACAAGGAGTCGATCGTCGTCGTCGACCCGAGCAACATCGCGCTCGGTGAGGCGCACACCGACGGCCTCGCCGTCGTCACCGGCGACGCGACCCGGCGCGAGGTGCTGCGCCGAGCCGGCGTCGACCACGCCGAGCAGGTGATCATCACCGCGGCTCGCGACGACACGACCGTGCTGGCCACGTTGACCGTGCGGCAGCTCAACCCGACCACCTACATCGTCGCGGCGGTCAGGGAGGCCGACAACGTTCCGCTGGTGCGGCAGAGCGGTGCGGACTCCGTGGTCACCTCCTCCGACGCGGTCGGCCGGCTGCTCGGCCTCTCCTCGGTGTCGCCGACCCTCGGCGCGGTCATGGAGGACCTGCTGACCTACGGAGAGGGCCTCGAGGTCGCCGAGCGCGACCTGCTGGTCAGCGAGCTCGGCAAGGCCCCGCAGTCGCTGCCCGACCAGGTGATCGCGGTGGTGCGCGACGAGAAGGTCTACCGCTACTACGAGCCGACGGTGACCCAGCTCGCCCGCGGCGACCGGCTGATCGTCGTACGCCCGGCCAAGGAGCTGCCGTGGGCGCCGCGTCCGGGCACCCATGACGAGGTCCAGGCCGACGAGGCCTGAGCCGGACGCCGGCCGCGAGGCACATCCTCCGGGGCGTGAATGGGTAGTGCCCCGACATGGAGCACACACTGGTGAACGACGAGCTCTGGCAGGACTTCCACACGGTGGTCAACATGACCTCCCGCGAGTTGGAGGACTGGCTCCGCACGGACGCGGCGACCGAGGACACCGAGGCTCTGCCCGACCAGGCGGGGAGCCATCTCGGGCGGCGGGTGCTGGAGATCCTGGGGAAGCGACGCAGAGATCTCACTCCCGACGACGCCTCCGTGATGCGGCGCGTCGTCGACCGGGTGCACGGGCGTCGTGCGGACGACCTCGAGCCGACCGCGGGGGACGAGACCTGGCGCCACGGCCTGATGCGGATCGGCCACGACCCCCTCCGTCCGGTCCAGACCCCACGTGACCGGGGTCGCTGACCGGGTACGTCGTGCAGGACAGCGACTACCCGAACGTGAGGAGGAGACATGGCGACCGGTGAGACCGGATTCGACGACGTGACCTATGACCTGATCGCGGTGCAGTACCACGCGCTCAAGGCCGGGCACGACTACGGCCAGTACGTACGCGACGCCGAGAACGCCGGCGAGCAGGACATCGCCGACTTCTTCCGGCAGGTGATGGCGGAGGACTCCCAGCGCGCGCACCAGTGCCACGGGCACCTGCGCAGGCTCGGAGGCACCGACAACACCGCGCCGCAGGCCGCCACCGGCTGACCCCGCTGGTGTCGGCTGCCGAGGGCTGGGAGCTACTCCTGGTCCTCGGCCCGTCGGCGCGCCTTTCCGGCGACCTTTGCCGCGACCTGCCCGAGCGAGTCGGGGATGAAGCCGCCGGGGGAGGCGTCGAAGCTGGACTCGTCGAGGACGTCCTTGACCATCTGCAGGGCGATCCGGTTGCGGTTGGGGGTGCCCGCCTTGAGTGCGGCCGCCAT includes:
- a CDS encoding DUF3140 domain-containing protein encodes the protein MEHTLVNDELWQDFHTVVNMTSRELEDWLRTDAATEDTEALPDQAGSHLGRRVLEILGKRRRDLTPDDASVMRRVVDRVHGRRADDLEPTAGDETWRHGLMRIGHDPLRPVQTPRDRGR
- a CDS encoding potassium channel family protein → MPETPASRSVPGQLKLPARNRSPWWELTRRLLLAVGILVFTFLLVYLDRGGYRDHGSQLEHKVNAPDALYYATVTLSTTGYGDITPVAEHSRLINAFIITPLRIGFLVLLIGTTLEVLATQGRESFRVARWRKHMDHHVVIVGYGTKGRSAAETLVNNGVDKESIVVVDPSNIALGEAHTDGLAVVTGDATRREVLRRAGVDHAEQVIITAARDDTTVLATLTVRQLNPTTYIVAAVREADNVPLVRQSGADSVVTSSDAVGRLLGLSSVSPTLGAVMEDLLTYGEGLEVAERDLLVSELGKAPQSLPDQVIAVVRDEKVYRYYEPTVTQLARGDRLIVVRPAKELPWAPRPGTHDEVQADEA